A genomic segment from Modestobacter roseus encodes:
- a CDS encoding helix-turn-helix domain-containing protein, whose product MSTTDVTAAAADDPATGLRAIRALRELADRLEVLQVSSARDRGWSWQQIADALGVSRQAVHKKHARSRKDD is encoded by the coding sequence ATGTCCACCACCGACGTCACCGCCGCCGCGGCCGACGACCCGGCCACCGGGCTGCGCGCCATCCGGGCGCTGCGCGAGCTGGCCGACCGGCTGGAGGTCCTCCAGGTCTCCAGCGCCCGTGATCGCGGGTGGTCCTGGCAGCAGATCGCCGATGCGCTCGGCGTCAGCCGCCAGGCGGTGCACAAGAAGCACGCCCGCAGCAGGAAGGACGACTGA
- the ndk gene encoding nucleoside-diphosphate kinase, whose product MSAPTAERTLVLVKPDGVARGLVGQVIARLEAKGLRLVAAELRTLTAEVAETHYAEHRERPFFGSLVEFITSAPLMALVVEGPRAIEAFRALAGATDPVKAGPGTIRGDFALEVQANIVHGSDSPESAAREIALFFPQLG is encoded by the coding sequence GTGTCTGCACCCACCGCTGAGCGCACCCTCGTCCTGGTCAAGCCCGACGGCGTGGCCCGCGGCCTGGTCGGCCAGGTGATCGCCCGGCTCGAGGCCAAGGGCCTGCGCCTGGTCGCCGCCGAGCTGCGCACGCTGACCGCCGAGGTCGCCGAGACCCACTACGCCGAGCACCGCGAGCGCCCGTTCTTCGGCTCGCTCGTGGAGTTCATCACCAGCGCGCCGCTGATGGCGCTGGTCGTCGAGGGCCCGCGGGCCATCGAGGCGTTCCGCGCGCTGGCCGGCGCGACCGACCCGGTCAAGGCCGGCCCGGGCACCATCCGCGGCGACTTCGCCCTGGAGGTGCAGGCCAACATCGTGCACGGCTCGGACTCGCCCGAGTCCGCCGCCCGCGAGATCGCGCTGTTCTTCCCCCAGCTGGGCTGA